ttttgttttggtttgagaGCAAGTAGAAGACTGAAACAACTAAGGTGCTCGTATATCTCGGTCCCTTCTTATTCacaggtggaaaagagaagagcagCAAAGAAGATGGAATCAGACATACATGCTGGTGACTGCAAGTAGCACAGTTAGAGCTGGTTTCAAGGGATACCAGATTTGATACAGGCTTCGAGTAAGGTCCCCAACAGGAACCAGCACAGAAAGATGATTACAGTGTGCTTTTGCTCTGAGGCAGAATAGAAccagagtattcagtattttcCACTAGCCTTCAAAAAGAGTGTGCATATCAGGCCCGAAGTGTTGATTTGCAGTAAATTGTATGCTCCATGCCATTTCTTTGGGATCACAGGATCTTCAGATCTATAAGACCAGGACTTAGAGAACAGTGAGAATTAGCGAAGAACAATTTAGGACTAGAGTTTCCATCACCTGTAGCCAAATTAGCTAAGAAAGCATTTCACAATACGGACTTAATAACTCTGCAGGGGAGGAAGAGTGCACTGAAGACAGAGCGTGACACTTTTGTTGGCTGTACTTTGCTCTATGTAGTAGGGAGATGTGAGCAgtaattgaaaagaaaaggtCTTTGTCCTTTCTGGAGTCTGTTTGGCTCAAACCCTGCCTGTGTGTAACAGGTACCTGCCTGACCTCAGGctacaacacagaaaaatgatgtttggttttttaaaatcttaccATTCTGTGTGTTCACCTTTGAGGTATTACAGTGGAGCGACTGCTTTGGAAGATGTTCACAAGGACCGTCCCTCCTGGTGGGTCACTCTCTGCAGCCTGATGTCGTTTTAGTGATTTCTTCCTGCAGTTCACTCAGGTTACTTACAGCCTAacaattaataatttatttccagGAAAGTTCACCCATGCTTTACCTGACCTTTTGGCcattcatttcttctgcaggaGATACTGATTGCCGACGTTGTTCTTTGATGTGTGCCCGGTTCATTAAGCCATGCAGGGTGCCACTTGCTGCCAGCTACAGAAGAGCCCAAGGCAGAGGTCACAGCAGTCCTGCACTGAGCAGGACAAGACAGCTCTCTCCACTTTGCATCTCTTCTTCCACACATATTTATTACTTGCTGGTGAAAGAGAGCATGATGATAATGTTTGAAAACACTGACCACTTTTGCAGACTATTTGGAACAAATCAAGGTCTTTATGCTGGTGGGAAAGAATGCAGAGAgccttttccctttgcttcacTAGGCAGCGGACCAGGCTCCAAGTTTTCCATCATCAGTGTGGCAAATCTACTATTCAAGAACACCAGATCCACATGAACTGTAATATGTACTAAGCCTTTCCATAATGCACGTAAGGCTTTGCTGGTCAGTCTTGCGTGGGGACATATTGGTCATTTAGTAGCTGTGAAGGCACTTCTTATCTGATCTTTGTTTCTGAGCTGTAAAGTAGAGGTGATGATGCACCTTTTTTCCTCTATTGAATGTCTGTTTAGTCTGTTTTGGCTAAATTCTCCAGGGCAGTCACTGTCCTGTTTTGTACAAGCAGCATGCAGTCTGAGCACCAAGGCTGGTGGGACCCCTGTGGGTTACTGtcatgaataataataataaaaacatatgGTGAGTCTTTTTAGTTGACACTGCTGACATGAATTTATTCAGTATTAGGAAAATAGCAATATTGATGTTTCCTAAAAATTGTAACAGATTTTGCTAAAAATTACAGCAACAGTAGAGaacaagaaatttaaaaaaagagaaaatccatTAGAAAAGACAGAGGTGTGGGAAATCTGGTTTTTTTAGATGAATCTGCAGGGTTCAGTCAGCCTAGCCTACTAAGACAAGAGCTAAGGGCACGTCCTTAATCTCTGTAAATATACCAGGgataaagaaaagaattgctgatacaaaataaaaaaaacgtGATTTATAACAAATGAGTATAAATGGGCCATGAAATAGAAACTGATTTCTAGTCATCAGAGTAGCAAGGGTCTGAAACAGCTTCTCACTGCCTATAGGAAATGTCTTTTACTAGGCTGAGAGGACTAGCAGATGCACAAGCTCTTCATCTGGTCTGAAACAAACTGCTCTGAAACTTCAGAACATCTACAGTTACTCTGAGTTTAAATTCATTGAATTAACCAACTGAAGGtcttggtttggggttttttttggggggggaggtgtttgCTGGCATTTATGTGTTTGGGATAGGTTTGTTAAGATGATTTCTCATTATTTCTGGAGTTGCATGGCTGTCCAGTGTACACAGGGTTGTGTGCAGTGGTCAGAAGGCTGCCATGGAGAGGACTCTCTGCATCATATTACTGCTTTTGTAAGGTGATGGTGTGATGGAGCATCTGGGAGAGAAGGACACTGAACCTGAGAACTCCAGAAGGCTTTTTCCTGCTAAAGCAGAGTCTTACTGAATGGGGTTGTAACCAAAACTTGGCTTGATTCACCACTGGAAGGTGCCTGAAGTTCCTTCCACAAAACATATGGCATATATGGCGTTCACAGGGCTTTGCTTAAAGTcgattaaaatattttgtgtttctgtaaCTCTTGCCATCTCATTTTGTCTCTAAAAATACCTGCTTCCCAAGTCCAAAGATACCTGAGCACTCGCAGCAAAACCAGATGGTCCCTCCTGTGCACAGTAACATTTCCAGGAACACAGATGCTCCCTTGAACGATTTAGCTCCACATGGGCAGAATTTAAATCTCTTGGGCAGGTGAGGAAATCCGGCCAGACAGCAACGAACATTGGTCAGAACATGATTGCTGCTATTTTGGTGAGGAATGAAGGACCACTGAGGCAGAGCAGTCACCCATCCACTTTGAAGACCCTGCCCACTGGTACGTAGTGGATGTGGTAGTGTCACCAAAGAGCAAAGCCTTTCCTCCCTGCACAGAGCAACAAATGAGtgaagacacacacacacatgtgcacataAACATTTAACTGTTGCCACCTAATGGGTGGCATCTAATGATCTAGATAGGGCATGGACTCAAGTTCCACCTCTACTGGCCTCCTTGGCTGGGAATCAGGTCCAAACTGCAGACACCGAAATGTTGCTGTTGAGATGTCGCAGCTGTCATGAAGGCCAGCGGAGAGCTGTACAGTTACAGCCAGTGGGGTTTGTGGTGGGATTCAAGTCACCGTGAGGCACCACGTGCCTTTGGTCAGCCGAATTCCTCGCCAGACACTGCTGGCACGTAGACACCAGCACTCGGACGCCTACACGCAGTCCGGACCCAAATTGCCGACCTCCCCCATCCCATGACTTCGGGTGGGTGTCATGCTAAGGCACAGCAACGTGTGCCCCGTGGGCTCCTGTTTGCAACGTGTGTGTGATCCTCGGAGCCGAGGCTTCCTCTCCCCCCACATCACCTGCCCGCCAGCAACACCGGGGCCAGAATCTGAACTGGGACCTGGATGTGCTTCTGTGGGGTGGCCATGGAGAGCAGGGAGGTGCCAGGGCTGCATGGGGCTTTGGTCAAGGTTGCTGGGAGGCTCTTTGTCTCCTGGAACCTCTTGGTTTTCCAGGTGTTGCTGGTATGGCAGCAGCCACATGTCAACACCACACAAGGCGATCTGGAGGTGAAAAGGGTCCTGGAAATCCTCATCTATACACAGAAGCCATCCAAATGTCCAAGTCCCAAGAATGACTCGTGCCTTCCACCCAAGAAAGGGCATTGAGAGCTTCCCACTCCTCGtactggaaaggaaaagcatggCGGGGTTTTACTGGTGTGTCAGAGAGCAAAGTTTTATCCATCTAGTCCTTCCCAGGAAGGTTGTTACTGGTAGCAGTGATGTTGAACGCACCTTTGACTGAACTCCGTCTCCACGTTTTACCAGGAAATTTCTGTTGAAATAGCAAAGGACAGGATTTGAAAGCTGAAAGACcttttttgtcctctttggCAACAGAATTTACTTTGTGAAGAGGAAAAGGGCTATTGAAGaaatcagaagagaaagaaataatatatCATGCTGCTGCAACTCCATGGATTAATGGCAAGAGCTGGAATGTCAAAAATTTATACACAAAGGTTTCACCACATCAGCGCCGCATGTAGTGTTTATTGTGCCGTTTGCTGCACAATacattgttttcattaaagttCAGAAAGTATTTGACTAAATAGTATTCTTTCCATCATCAGCATTTTCCAGCTATAGTGTCAAACGGGGAGCTATAGTGGGAACATACAGCTCATGAAAACAttctggaaagaagaaatggccCCTGGAGGAAGGGATGAAGCAAactgagaaaagaaggaaaaacctTTCCACAACCCAAGGCAACCCATTTGCAAAGAGGGAAATATCTCATCTGGGAAGAATAACAAGAGGCTTGCCCAGGCAGCAAGACTTTCTTAATGAACAGCATTGTATCTATCTGAACTATtcccatataaaaaaaaatattttctgaagtgcagACAAGGAACATCAGAGCCATCccacaaggaaaaaagtattttggtaGAAGCTGCTTCTAGCTGAAGTACCATGACCTTTGGAGGTCTGAAAAAGccttgaaacagaaaaaactgGAACAGATTTCCAAGGGTTATCTCCTAGCAATCATGATGCTTTTTAATCTTGGTTTTTCCTACAGTCCTCTTGAAGCATCTCATTCTTTCTGCCTGTCCTTGGTTGCTAGCTGGATAGCTGTTTTTATCATCAAACAAGCTGGGTTACTGAGATGAATCTGGCTCAAGGTCTCACAAGCAGAGAGATCACTGTGACTCAGTGAAGCGCTCTACAATGAAACAGAAACTAAACAGACTTCTCCAAATTTTAATacaatttcaacagaaaaatagaGACAACTTCTTCCATCAGTAAAGTGCCTCTTTCACGTCCTGCAGTATCAGGGGCTGAGTTGCACTAAATGCATTTACAGTGTATATAATTAAACATTGCATGGTTTCACAGAGAAGAAGTTCAACTGACCAAAATTTCAAAGACTAGGAACATAAATCCAGGTTAAAATACCTACTATAAAGACAGGTCTGATTTTCAAATCCATTCATCCACCACTTCTTCCTAATGACTGTAGTAGGAACAACCCATTTAAAAGTCAGGCTACTCTTCTAAAGGAAGCTTTCAGGTAGATTTAGGATCACAATTTTACTTTTGAAAGCCATCTGGTCTTGGCTTGATCTGTGCTCATCTTCAGCTCCATCACTTGTTTTTGTTCAAATAACACAAGACACAGTAGCATTTACATTGGGTGCCAAATTTAGACATGCAACCAAAACGACATAATCTAAGCATGTGTCTCACATTTAGTGTAAGTGCTGTTCGTGTCTTCCAGACGGTTTCCCTAAACCGGGAGGGGAGCTAGCGAGGGTAATATGACCCACGGATGGGTGTTCTTCAGAAACAACcagcatgaaaacaaagcaaagcaccAGTTGTGGCTTATACTCTGCCAGGAGCCCAGTGACTCCTTCCAGCTCAACCCAGCATCACTTGACTCTCCATCAACGGTTTCAAACTTTGTGAAATTATGCCACTGTAGGTGATCAATGGGTCACAGTCACCAGTGGGCGTCAGAGACCCAGCTGCCATAAGGACTGCACTTCTGCAAGTACTGCATGTCTCTGTTAGAGAGTTTTACAAATGCTAAGTTTTCCAGTAGCATGACCACAATTACTAGATATCTTTGGGGCTTTAGTTTTTTGATGGCAAGAGATGGTAAGAGCAAGAAGAATAACAGAAGTCATACCAagtaaagataatttttttcaatttcattttaCATCTATCCATAAGACATCACTTTAGCAAAAGAACAGATCTAAACTAGCATCAAACTTTTTAGCCATTAGTTCTGCACTCTTAGAGACGTCTGCAGAAACCCAATGGCTATTATTTTGATGACAATTGAAAGAGTGTTTGCAGACTTGTGGAACAAAATGATATAATTTAGTCATTTTCTGTGAGGTAATAATGATGTTCTAATTGAAAAATGTAGTCTGATATAATTATCCTACATCTTTATAAGCCTGCCTCAGGAGTGCAGTAAAAGAACAAATGGGAATATTTTTACCGTACCACGTGAGAAAAGGCTCTCAAAGTTTTATTTGTGTCACTTCATGCATGTTCAGGAGATGGAAGCctcataaaagcaaaatgatttACTGATTTGGTCTGGTAATCTCTGGGGCAGGACCTAAAGGAAGCTTTAGCCACATAAATCAGAGACAGACTTCGAGGTGGGACtcatgcatacatacatatggGTGCCCCATGTCCTGACATGCATTGGGACATCTCCCCCAGCTTCCACCTGCAGCTCCCAAAGGACAAAGGTCTCCTATGTGTTATCTTCTGCCGGTCCATCCACAGATAAGCTAAATATTCCTGAGTGTCTAAAATGGCACTGGATGCTTCTGTTTAAGCACCTGGGTTGCTTCCTCTGTGTCAGAGTcaaatttgttttcctaagGAGTTTTCCAGCTGAACcctgggagggcaggagggaagaagaacTGACTCCTTGTTTCTCCCTGCCCTTCTCTGCCACGTTTTCAAGAGCAAGTCTTCTTATGCAAAGGAACCAGTCTGAAATTGCTGTGCGGGGCAGTCTCAGGCTCTGGGGCAGGACAGGACACGATCACCTGCGGTTTCCCCATGGGTTAGGTCTAGGAGATCCCATTTCTGCACACAGGTTTCTGGGACTGTCCTCCTGTCAAACAGTCACGTCTGAGCCAGCAGCACATGAGCTCCGGCTCTTCGACTCCGCTGCATCACCAACACTGACTTGTAAGCACCTACGTCCTCCGCGGGACCCTCCGGCTGGTTTTGGGAAGATATCCTGGGGTGTAACCTGAAAGCTGCCTCATCCTCGTGGTGCTAACAGTAACGCCAAGCAGAGCGAGACCCCGTCTGGCTTCCCACCGCCTGCAGCGGCGGAGGTGCTGGGTCGAGCAGGGCTACGCCAGAGCCCACGCAGCGCGGTGGGACACGGGGTACGCGCCCCACTGCCGTGGGCTACAGGGCACCTCACCTGAAATAGCCTAATACGGCGCAGGCTGACGAGCGTGGCAAAATTAGCGAAGTAGAAGCACCAACACCTTCATTTCAACGAAGAGACGGTGTATTTGAGGTTCTTAATGGGCTGGCAGCTGGTGCCCGAGCTGACAGGGATGGCTGGAACTGAACTGCCGTTGCCCTAATTGCTTCCAGCTGCAGTCCTAGGGAGCGGAAACTCGGCACGTCCTATTTACTGGCATTTCTGCTGTGAATGAAGAGGAACTGCCAACCCGGGAGCCCCACAGAAGGTGCAGGGAGAGCGGAGCCCACGTCAGGAGCCCCTTTGGTGGAGGAGAAATGgctgctgcttcagcagctgctctgaAACTCAAGTGATCACAGGCTCCTGGCAATTAGGTTTTGGCACATTTACTCACCTGATTTTTCTGGCCTCCTAGGCACCTGGTGTGGTGCCGCTAACCCCCCCAGACGAGCCAGCCCAGCTGGGAGCGCACACCGCTTGTTGTTGGGATCCTTCTCATGCTAAGCAGGGACAAACTGGTGAGCCCAGGAGCTCCATGAGAGGGAAGCTGCAGACGGacatcttcctcctttccccgcTCCCGTCTCCCAGGGAAGCCCCAGCTGTGGAAGGAAGGTTCAGGAGTCAGGAAGCAGCCTGAGGAGGCAACAGCAGAACCAAAATTCTCCTGTGTCCACCCAAATCCGTGGGCTGGCTCGCTGTCCCGTCACCGTGCCCCGGATCTGTCACGCAGGCACGGGGCACTCCCCACCTTCTTGTTCCTCACGCAGAGCAGATGCATATTGCCGTTAGCTGCATTGCATCCGTAAAGGCCCCTGGGGCCTTTCCTGACTACAGCGAGGGATAGGCAGGCTCATAATATATTGATAATCAAGAGTTTTTTATTTATAAGGCAACCTGCTCCCTGCTATGGAGCCGGAGGCTCTGTGCAATAAGTCATAATAAATCTAATGAAACAGTATAAATAAGTAACCAGCTTTAATCCTAGCTGTAGAATTATTAGGTAGATTAGTGAACAGCAaattagatttttgttttcattgctcAAGTGTCGCGTGATCCTGGAAGCTGTAAGTTTTGGGGACGAGTCTGTGAAGGGGCAGGAGATGCAGCCAAGGGTCAGAGAGAAGAGAGTGCCTCGAGCACCCAAGGGAGAAGGGCAGAGGCGCCTCTCCTTCAGATTGGGACCGGCTGAGGGGGCCCGGGGGAGCCAAAGGCTGGTCCTGGCACAGCCCCACACCATTCTCCATCCCAGCAGCACCTGGAGTCAAGAGAAGCTCGTCAAGAAGCTGCAGGCTGAGAAAGCCTTTCAGGAGGAGATTCAGAGCTTTCAGGAGACAATGAAGAGCTTTCAGGAGAAGATCAAgggctttcaggaaaaaaaaaaatatcagagatTTCAAGGTGGCCATCCAAGCCTTCTGGGAAGAGGAAAAGCCCACTTGGGAGGAGGAAACTGCCttttgggaggaagaaaaggctaTTCAGGAGGAAGCAGAAGCCTTCTGGAGGGTGTATGGTGACTTCTGGAAGGACTGCAATGCTTTCTGGAAGAAGGATGAGGATTTCTGGAAAGAAGGTCAGCTCCTCTGGGAGAAAGACGGAGTCCTTCTGGATGAGGACAGAGTCCTATGGGCAGAAGAAGCAGCTCTGGGGGCAGATGAAACAGCTCtgctggaagaggagagagCTCTCTGGGAagatgaggaagatgaagaaaCCTCAAGGAGTATGAAATGTTGATCTGGGAGGAGGCCTTTGGTCCCGAGAGAGAGGATATCTCCAAGGATGCCACTGTCCACAGGGGAAAAGCATAAATTCTTCTGCTAGGCTCAGAAACATGTGGAAAGCCACATATACTGTTGTGGACACTTTATTTAAGCAGTGCTGCGCTTCAACCAGTTCTCTGAAATAACATTTCTAGTTCTTGGAGTAAATCagagtagggtttttttaatgcgaTTTGCTTTAAAGCCATTGcgattatttatttttctgaggtcCTGTAGCCTGAGGAATGGGGTAAACCTCTGTTTTCCTGGCCTGTCACCAGGAGGCATGTGGGTGGGTAAAGCCACAAGAAGATGATGGCTTAATGGCTGAGATCATCTGGAGTTCAGAACAGCTCACCTAACTCAGTGCAGTTCATATCAGCGGAGTCAGTGCCACAATAAGGCACTGATAACTGGTAACCTTCGGCTCCCCCATCTTCAAGAGTCACAGTTAACACTGCTGAATCTTCATGAGACAACTCGTGCTGTTTCACCAGGTTTGGGCTTTGACTTCCCCTTTAACGTCCCACTTCTCCTGGGAGCGTGACGGGAACCTTTACGGGCTCGGTGAGCCCCCCGCACCCGCTGTCTGGCTGAGAGAGGCTTTGGCATCAGCCTCGCTGACatgggcaggggacagggagagaattGGGAGGGATTACAGAAGTCAGCAGCATGTGGGAAAAAATGCGAGCTGGAGGGAAAGTTGGCAGCAAGTACCTCAGCAAGGGGGAAATAAATTTAGCAGTGTGAGTGTATATGCATGTGTAAGAGCAGGAGAGGGTGCACACAGGGACTGGGATTGTTATTCACCTGGTGAGCTCCTATTGCCAGCGCAGGTACAGGAGCCTCTAACAGAAAACCCTCGGTAAGGGCAGTGCAACACGTGGTCAATATTTAGCAATGTTTTATGGGATGTGAGTGCAGAGTCAGTGCCTTCTGCTGAGCTGTGGCACAGGAattgcagtttttctttcctcttgagGAACTGAACTTGGATGCTTCGCGTTTTCGATGGCTGAGCTGTCAAGGCTGGTCTAGAGGCAAATCGGCATTTGACCCTCTGTACATCCAGGAGCGTGGGGACGAGAGCAATGGTGAAAAGTACTCATCTGAGTCAAACCGGGCATTGCATTGTTCTCTGGTATGGTAGCATCAGTAACTTATTCTCCTTCAATACGGGATTTTAACACTGAAAAGGCTCAAGGACACAATGTAATAAGCCTTAACAATTGCTGTTGAAGAATCTGATGACTTCTGCAACTGTCAGGCATACTTAGGCTGTCACTCAAGCCTGCCACTCAAGTTCAATCCTTTGTGATCTGCTGTAGGATAAGGCTGCCTGTCCTGTTTAATTTTGCTCAAGACAAATTATGCACTATGTCTTTCCTGAAAAATCCATGAATATTTATTACTCAAATGAATAACCAGCCTGTAGAAAAAGCCAGCTGATTCAGCCGGGGTAGGAATGTTTTGCAAcctttgttattattattctaTTATTGCCATGTAACCCAGAGATGAAAATGACCTGTTAGACCATTCAGTGCAACTTCCTGCAAAATCAGGACTCTTACGCATTAGAGCTTTATCATTAGATGCTATAGAAAGAAAGAACCTTTCAGAGAATAACAGTAGTCAAAAAGCACTTGTcacttaatatattttaatgtcaAAAAGCCAAGAATTTATCTCAGTGATTCAAATCCACACGTCAAATTAACATGCATTTAAACTAAAATTAGGTATGCTGTCTCTTGCAAAGAACTTGAAGCACAAGAAATGCTCTTAGGAGAGCTCCTAGTCACTTCTTCTTTCACAGGAGAGCAGAACGGTGTTTCTCTGGTGAGAGTGCTGGCAGTATAGTACAACAGGCGTGAAATTTAAGGCATTACACAATGCAGCACAGAAGAGCCAGAAGTTTAGCCAGAGAAAAGCATATACCAATATGGTTTCAGACTGTTGGTAGCTCCCCTGAAAATACTCCATCCACCTGGTAGCTTCAGAGTGGCCCTTGCTTGGGTGGCATTGCTGGAGAGAGAGCACATGCAAAAGGCTTACCAGGGCTGGGTATTTGAAGAGGGAATTAGAGGGCACCTGCTCTGCATCCAGCATCTCTGGCCTGAGGATGAATTTCAGTCATGAAGCCGGTCTCTGCTAACTCTCTGGAGTGGTAAAGTAATGAGGGgaacaaataaaataactaCTGTAAGGAAAAGCTCAGTTACGTTCATCACCTCTGCAACATGCACACAGAGGCTTTCGAGATGTGACATTCAGAgtgagaaaa
The DNA window shown above is from Haliaeetus albicilla chromosome 15, bHalAlb1.1, whole genome shotgun sequence and carries:
- the CCDC70 gene encoding LOW QUALITY PROTEIN: coiled-coil domain-containing protein 70 (The sequence of the model RefSeq protein was modified relative to this genomic sequence to represent the inferred CDS: inserted 1 base in 1 codon; deleted 1 base in 1 codon) produces the protein MQPRVREKRVPRAPKGEGQRRLSFRLGPAEGARGSQRLVLAQPHTILHPSSTWSQEKLVKKLQAEKAFQEEIQSFQETMKSFQEKIKGFQEKKNIRDFKVAIQAFWEEEKPTWEEETAFWEEEKAIQEEAEAFWRVYGDFWKDCNAFWKKDEDFWKEGQLLWEKDGVLLDEDRVLWAEEAALGADETALLEEERALWEDEEDEEXLKEYEMLIWEEAFGPEREDISKDATVHRGKA